One genomic segment of Diceros bicornis minor isolate mBicDic1 chromosome 13, mDicBic1.mat.cur, whole genome shotgun sequence includes these proteins:
- the AADACL3 gene encoding arylacetamide deacetylase-like 3: protein MMAVPLPLLVLPVAACAFFVGVGLWVICSHFLTIDIPATISHPARLRVFHCLFQMLMTWGTILEKLRICSMPQFVRFMHDLLPLRKDPDVVVTDLRYGTIAVRLYQPKASSCTLRPGIVFYHGGGGIIGSLNTHHGICCRLCKRSDSVVLSVGYRRVPHHKYPVLVRDCIAATIHFLRSLKMYSVDPARVVVCGDSAGGAAAAIVCQKLVDSPYLPKIRAQILIYAALQSLDFQTPSYQQNKNVPLLTLSFAFRCWCGYLDISPSWKSTVMKGAHLPAEVWEKYRKWIGVENIPERFKRGCQLMPREPVNEDAYLETNITLDLMNSPLLAEDEVVSRLPEACIVSCEHDILRDHSLLYKKRLEDLGVPVTWHHMEDGFHGVLSTIDLGCLYFPCSSKIMNAVVHFLKGL from the exons ATGATGGCGGTCCCTCTCCCGCTGCTGGTCCTCCCCGTGGCAGCCTGCGCATTCTTCGTGGGGGTCGGGCTGTGGGTGATCTGCAGCCACTTCCTCACTATCGACATCCCTGCGACCATCAGCCACCCGGCGAGACTGCGGGTCTTCCATTGCCTCTTCCAGATGCTGATGACATGG GGGACGATTTTAGAGAAACTGAGAATCTGTTCTATGCCCCAATTTGTCCGTTTCATGCATGACCTGCTGCCGCTAAGGAAGGATCCGGATGTCGTGGTCACGGACCTCCGCTACGGGACGATCGCTGTGAGGCTGTACCAGCCCAAGGCGTCCTCCTGCACCCTCAGGCCTGGCATCGTGTTCTACCATGGCGGCGGCGGCATCATAGGGAGCTTGA ACACCCACCATGGCATATGCTGTCGTTTGTGCAAGAGGAGTGACTCAGTGGTTCTATCCGTCGG ATACCGCAGGGTGCCCCATCATAAGTATCCAGTGCTGGTAAGAGACTGCATTGCGGCCACCATCCACTTCCTGAGGTCCTTGAAGATGTACAGTGTGGATCCAGCCCGGGTCGTGGTCTGTGGTGACagtgcaggaggggcagcagcagcaatagtTTGTCAGAAACTTGTGGACAGTCCCTATCTCCCCAAGATCCGAGCTCAGATCCTGATCTATGCCGCTCTCCAATCCCTGGACTTCCAAACCCCCTCCTACCAGCAGAACAAGAATGTCCCACTGCTCACTCTAAGTTTTGCCTTCCGCTGTTGGTGTGGTTACCTGGACATCAGCCCCTCCTGGAAAAGCACTGTCATGAAAGGTGCCCATTTACCTGCTGAAGTCTGGGAAAAGTATAGAAAGTGGATAGGCGTGGAGAACATCCCGGAGAGGTTTAAGAGAGGCTGTCAGCTGATGCCCCGTGAGCCCGTGAATGAGGATGCCTACCTGGAGACAAACATCACTCTGGATTTGATGAACTCGCCCCTGCTTGCAGAAGATGAAGTGGTGTCTCGCCTCCCCGAAGCTTGCATCGTGAGTTGTGAGCACGACATTCTCCGGGACCATTCACTGCTCTACAAGAAGAGGCTGGAGGACTTGGGAGTCCCGGTGACTTGGCACCACATGGAGGATGGTTTTCACGGAGTGCTTAGCACCATTGACTTGGGCTGCTTGTACTTCCCCTGCTCTTCGAAGATTATGAATGCTGTGGTCCATTTTCTAAAGGGGCTGTGA